The window TAACAGAATCACTTGTTTCAGTTTCAGAtcttgtatcatcatcatccatgcTGGAACTCAAGGTAGACAAGAACTTTGACTGTTCAGCTTTCATTTTTGCCTGCATGCAAGTTAAAATAAGCATAACTAGCATATTCTAGAAATATAATTCTGACTGTAGATAACAACTTATATAATGAGCATAAAAACAATTCAGATAGTCTTATACAAAGATCTTCTATTACCACAGATGCATCTATGTCAACAGGTAGAAACATTAACAGGAAGCATGCAGGACCCAGACAAGTCAAGGAGCAAACAGCAGCCCTCATATGTTAAAGTGCATGATCCTACATCAATGGCTACCAGTTCCATGTCAAACTTGTGCACTagatttgaaataaaagaaTCTTACCATAATAGCAGCTTGCCTCTCTTTAGCTTTAGCCTTGCGCTTCTCATCTGAAGTCAGATTGACCAACCACCTCTGGGGCAAGACTTTATCAAAGCCAGATTGACCAACCACCTCTGGGGCAAGACTTTGTAATAGATTCATACAAACAGAGTCGATTGCACTAAACTTCTTCAGCAGATTTCCAATCCAGGACGAAATATTGCAACTGCCTGCCTCTTGAAATTGATGGAGGCCATCACCCATACGAGTCCTCATTAACGAAACAAGAAGAGACAACAAACTTTGTTTTTCAGTCCCTTGATCTGTACCAATTATTTCCAGACCAGCTAACTCGAGAATTGGAATAGAATTTTCTACGCAACAATCCTGACTATAAGATTGCCTCTGCTGAGTGCAAATATCCAATGATAACGAGAGTAAGTGCAGTGCAGTTATAAGAACACCATCTGGAGCACGTGATTTAGCTGATGATATACCACTCTCTAGTGCGTAGTATAAAGCAGATGAAATGATTTGAAATGTGGCTTTGCAAGTGCCTATTCTAGCAAGCCCCTTTAGGGGAGGATAGATCATTTTCCACCTAGGAAGCTGAGTGGTCAATGCAGACACTCCAGAATAACGCGAAAATCTTTCTTCTGCAGATTGCANNNNNNNNNNNNNNNNNNNNNNNNNNNNNNNNNNNNNNNNNNNNNNNNNNNNNNNNNNNNNNNNNNNNNNNNNNNNNNNNNNNNNNNNNNNNNNNNNNNNNNNNNNNNNNNNNNNNNNNNNNNNNNNNNNNNNNNNNNNNNNNNNNNNNNNNNNNNNNNNNNNNNNNNNNNNNNNNNNNNNNNNNNNNNNNNNNNNNNNNNNNNNNNNNNNNNNNNNNNNNNNNNNNNNNNNNNNNNNNNNNNNNNNNNNNNNNNNNNNNNNNNNNNNNNNNNNNNNNNNNNNNNNNNNNNNNNNNNNNNNNNNNNNNNNNNNNNNNNNNNNNNNNNNNNNNNNNNNNNNNNNNNNNNNNNNNNNNNNNNNNNNNNNNNNNNNNNNNNNNNNNNNNNNNNNNNNNNNNNNNNNNNNNNNNNNNNNNNNNNNNNNNNNNNNNNNNNNNNNNNNNNNNNNNNNNNNNNNNNNNNNNNNNNNNNNNNNNNNNNNNNNNNNNNNNNNNNNNNNNNNNNNNNNNNNNNNNNNNNNNNNNNNNNNNNNNNNNNNNNNNNNNNNNNNNNNNNNNNNNNNNNNNNNNNNNNNNNNNNNNNNNNNNNNNNNNNNNNNNNNNNNNNNNNNNNNNNNNNNNNNNNNNNNNNNNNNNNNNNNNNNNNNNNNNNNNNNNNNNNNNNNNNNNNNNNNNNNNNNNNNNNNNNNNNNNNNNNNNNNNNNNNNNNNNNNNNNNNNNNNNNNNNNNNNNNNNNNNNNNNNNNNNNNNNNNNNNNNNNNNNNNNNNNNNNNNNNNNNNNNNNNNNNNNNNNNNNNNNNNNNNNNNNNNNNNNNNNNNNNNNNNNNNNNNNNNNNNNNNNNNNNNNNNNNNNNNNNNNNNNNNNNNNNNNNNNNNNNNNNNNNNNNNNNNNNNNNNNNNNNNNNNNNNNNNNNNNNNNNNNNNNNNNNNNNNNNNNNNNNNNNNNNNNNNNNNNNNNNNNNNNNNNNNNNNNNNNNNNNNNNNNNNNNNNNNNNNNNNNNNNNNNNNNNNNNNNNNNNNNNNNNNNNNNNNNNNNNNNNNNNNNNNNNNNNNNNNNNNNNNNNNNNNNNNNNNNNNNNNNNNNNNNNNNNNNNNNNNNNNNNNNNNNNNNNNNNNNNNNNNNNNNNNNNNNNNNNNNNNNNNNNNNNNNNNNNNNNNNNNNNNNNNNNNNNNNNNNNNNNNNNNNNNNNNNNNNNNNNNNNNNNNNNNNNNNNNNNNNNNNNNNNNNNNNNNNNNNNNNNNNNNNNNNNNNNNNNNNNNNNNNNNNNNNNNNNNNNNNNNNNNNNNNNNNNNNNNNNNNNNNNNNNNNNNNNNNNNNNNNNNNNNNNNNNNNNNNNNNNNNNNNNNNNNNNNNNNNNNNNNNNNNNNNNNNNNNNNNNNNNNNNNNNNNNNNNNNNNNNNNNNNNNNNNNNNNNNNNNNNNNNNNNNNNNNNNNNNNNNNNNNNNNNNNNNNNNNNNNNNNNNNNNNNNNNNNNNNNNNNNNNNNNNNNNNNNNNNNNNNNNNNNNNNNNNNNNNNNNNNNNNNNNNNNNNNNNNNNNNNNNNNNNNNNNNNNNNNNNNNNNNNNNNNNACCTCCTGAAGCTCGTCCGACTTGGACAAGTCACGGGGTAAAGATTTGACCAATTGACTATGAGTGAAATCTCCAGTGGCTAACTTGAAGATGATCTCTCTTCTCAAACTTTCAGCAGTAGAGAGACCACAAAACCGTCTTTCCTGCAGAATCTGTATCAGAAGAGCAAGCATTTCCTGGACCAAAACTGGTTCATAcctgaaaataaattaatgataaGAATCATGTCAAAATGAGGCAAATAGTAGTAAAACCTATAGATACAAGAGAGTCATTAGGACTGACCATCTAGTATCAAATAAATTCCCAACtgagaaaatttacaaaataatacaataacaaagacaaaatgcttattcTACTCGAATGTAGACCGGACTATTAAATGAAGAGACAGTCATATTGAGCGAAGTAAGTTGACAGTTTGAATGTAGCGAACTATAAAACCGTATACTGAGATAAGTTACCGGCAAGAGAACAATAGGTACATACTCATTTGTTATATCTGGATTTAGTGACAGATAGCTTGAGAGCCCAAATCGACTGACAAGTTTATCAACATAAGAATCTGCGGGAGCTAATGCACCACAACACTGCAGAAGAAATAGATCAAGCTCAAGTCCCTGTTCTGACCTGTAAATAGAAACTACTAGAATGAGAAACGAGTAATCTCTTCACAACCAATTAACCAATTTGAAAAGCTGCATCTAGTTAAACATGCAAGGAAATGATGAATTACAGCACTTTATAAAAGCAATAGTATTCTCACATACCAACGAACTGACCGATACCACTCACAAGATACTAATGCAGAATCCCCATTCTTCTTCCACATTCCAGCAATAACCTGGGAACAGAAGACCCTAACCCGTAGAACATGCTCCATAACGAGTGAAGAAAATCCAGAAGGATGGAAATCTCCTATCACAGAGCTAAAGAAGTCTGAATGTGGGATCTCATGACTACTACCGACTTTATTGTGCGATGCAGATACTCCATAACATATCCTTAATGCTCTTTCTATGAGCAGAGAAAGTAACCGGTGCAATGGTAGATGAACTGATATGGGCTGAGAACTCACATCATAGCTAATGTCCGGCCAATCACACAGACCAAGTATATGTGCTCCTGATGCATTCTTTGTCAAATCAGCAGAGTTGTAAGATACTCCTCTAGAGCCAGCTGTAACATCTGTCTGAACCACCCCATTCGGTCCACCAACGTTATCCAAGCtaagatttgtttgtatttCGCCGCATAGAGGTGATAAGCCAGTACTTGGATCTCTACTAGAACTGGCAAGATTACTAGATACACTTACTCCAGTTTCAACCTTTAACATGTCTCTCCTTGGCCACGACATCTTACTTCCAGGGGTGCTTCTGCCGCTAGGAGAAGAAAACTTGCAAAGAAACTCTGATATACCTTCATCATTTCCTAAGCATGTCTccaaaacttttaaacattCGCGTATCAAGCATATGGCAGAAGAAGGAAGCAGGGCATGGAAAGGATCAGTTCTGTGGACTTCAGAGGCCATTGAGCTATCAAAGGAGCTGCTGCTTACCATCACAGTACATACCGAATCTTCATGTGACAATCTTCCAACTTTTGCATACCGTTTTCCATCTCCATCACACTTGTCAAGTTCTTCCTTGGCGGTTCTCTCATTCTCTATTTCTCCATCACTAGCAGCAGAATACGTACCATTAACCAATAGAGAGTGAATAACAGCTGTAGAATGACCCAAAACAAAGAACATATGCATgttatcattttcttcttcaacaggGATTCCAGTCTCTCTTTTTAAAGGATTCATTCCTTGAGCAAAGGTCAAGAGTCTCAACCATGATCTTGATAACTCCCGTTGTTCATGTGTTGCATACTTAGAAACTATAGCATGGCTCGTAACAAATTTCAAGTCTCCAAAGACACGGTCACTTGTATCACTCAACCGATCCAACTTTGTAGCCTACAAAAGAAAACCGTCAAATAGATTTCAGTAGGAGCACAATGAAAGCGGAAATAAAACACATCACCATTATAATTATACAATACTGAGTAGAAAGTGtcactaaacaaaacaatgagAAAAGAAGAGTTCTGCTTACCTGTAGCGCACCATCCTCCccagaacaagaaacaaggatATCACTGACGCATCCCAAAAGCATGGCTAGCAAATTCGTTTCCTTGACCAGAAATGGTGTTAGAGTTGGCACCGTGAAGACTTGCACAGAAAATGTGGACAGTAGAGGATATTTCTTGAATGCATTATCAGTACCCTGCTTAACCGCTTCACTTATGACAAGTGGATAGTAACTCACAAATGCTTTTGCAAATTCGCACTTGAAAACAGGATCTCCTATTAGTTTGAGTAACAAGTCATGTAGTTTCTTCATAACATCTTGGTCCAAGAACCTCTCAGCCTTTAAGAGAATACTCAACAAACCACTTGAAGAGATAATCCTTCTAGAAACAAAACTGAGCAAACTCTCACTGGACTTAGAAAATTCCAGAAGCATTTCAACCACTATAAATGTCAGCTCGTTTGACATCTTTTGGGGTACCACAAGAGTATCGTTGGATCTCGCACCTTTGTGACCAATACTTTCTGCAGATAAGAGCTTGTTATTCCAACAAGCAAAAAGGGCATCAAGAACCGGCCCAACTGAATTTGCTAGATTTTCTGAGAGGGGTTGAATCTGTTCAGAACCTTTATGTTTTGAACAGAAACCCCCTGGTTTCCATGCTGTCTCATCCCCACAATCACAACAACCACCGCCTGTGTAGATGATGGAATAGTCATGGGCGTCGTGATTCCCATTCAGAAAACAAGGCACGCAGATTGCACAAGTTGGGTCGTTCTCGCATGTCCTACACCTATATGCTATATCATTGTGTCCCCAGACAGAGCCACAAACACCTCGCTGATCAAGATTCAGTTTTGCTAGATTCTTCAAAGAAGCATCAGGCTCATCCAGGAACATCAACCACTGCAGCATATCCATGCTCTCCCTGAACCTCTTTTTCATGGTAGCATTCACCACAGACTTCCGAGACCGTTCCCTAGATTGCTTCAATCCCGGTTTAACATCCTCATCTGTAGGTAAGATAACAGAGACCAACTCTGAAATNTTACTCCAGTTTCAACCTTTAACATGTCTCTCCTTGGCCACGACATCTTACTTCCAGGGGTGCTTCTGCCGCTAGGAGAAGAAAACTTGCAAAGAAACTCTGATATACCTTCATCATTTCCTAAGCATGTCTccaaaacttttaaacattCGCGTATCAAGCATATGGCAGAAGAAGGAAGCAGGGCATGGAAAGGATCAGTTCTGTGGACTTCAGAGGCCATTGAGCTATCAAAGGAGCTGCTGCTTACCATCACAGTACATACCGAATCTTCATGTGACAATCTTCCAACTTTTGCATACCGTTTTCCATCTCCATCACACTTGTCAAGTTCTTCCTTGGCGGTTCTCTCATTCTCTATTTCTCCATCACTAGCAGCAGAATACGTACCATTAACCAATAGAGAGTGAATAACAGCTGTAGAATGACCCAAAACAAAGAACATATGCATgttatcattttcttcttcaacaggGATTCCAGTCTCTCTTTTTAAAGGATTCATTCCTTGAGCAAAGGTCAAGAGTCTCAACCATGATCTTGATAACTCCCGTTGTTCATGTGTTGCATACTT is drawn from Camelina sativa cultivar DH55 chromosome 8, Cs, whole genome shotgun sequence and contains these coding sequences:
- the LOC104709986 gene encoding E3 ubiquitin-protein ligase PRT6-like — translated: MESDSPSIPHSSHDLVMERLVSVGVPENYCSNHGLVEFVKANPARISELVSVILPTDEDVKPGLKQSRERSRKSVVNATMKKRFRESMDMLQWLMFLDEPDASLKNLAKLNLDQRGVCGSVWGHNDIAYRCRTCENDPTCAICVPCFLNGNHDAHDYSIIYTGGGCCDCGDETAWKPGGFCSKHKGSEQIQPLSENLANSVGPVLDALFACWNNKLLSAESIGHKGARSNDTLVVPQKMSNELTFIVVEMLLEFSKSSESLLSFVSRRIISSSGLLSILLKAERFLDQDVMKKLHDLLLKLIGDPVFKCEFAKAFVSYYPLVISEAVKQGTDNAFKKYPLLSTFSVQVFTVPTLTPFLVKETNLLAMLLGCVSDILVSCSGEDGALQATKLDRLSDTSDRVFGDLKFVTSHAIVSKYATHEQRELSRSWLRLLTFAQGMNPLKRETGIPVEEENDNMHMFFVLGHSTAVIHSLLVNGTYSAASDGEIENERTAKEELDKCDGDGKRYAKVGRLSHEDSVCTVMVSSSSFDSSMASEVHRTDPFHALLPSSAICLIRECLKVLETCLGNDEGISEFLCKFSSPSGRSTPGSKMSWPRRDMLKVETGVSVSSNLASSSRDPSTGLSPLCGEIQTNLSLDNVGGPNGVVQTDVTAGSRGVSYNSADLTKNASGAHILGLCDWPDISYDVSSQPISVHLPLHRLLSLLIERALRICYGVSASHNKVGSSHEIPHSDFFSSVIGDFHPSGFSSLVMEHVLRVRVFCSQVIAGMWKKNGDSALVSCEWYRSVRWSEQGLELDLFLLQCCGALAPADSYVDKLVSRFGLSSYLSLNPDITNEYEPVLVQEMLALLIQILQERRFCGLSTAESLRREIIFKLATGDFTHSQLVKSLPRDLSKSDELQEQSAEERFSRYSGVSALTTQLPRWKMIYPPLKGLARIGTCKATFQIISSALYYALESGISSAKSRAPDGVLITALHLLSLSLDICTQQRQSYSQDCCVENSIPILELAGLEIIGTDQGTEKQSLLSLLVSLMRTRMGDGLHQFQEAGSCNISSWIGNLLKKFSAIDSVCMNLLQSLAPEVVGQSGFDKVLPQRWLVNLTSDEKRKAKAKERQAAIMAKMKAEQSKFLSTLSSSMDDDDTRSETETSDSVMEHDSIAVREVCSLCHDPDSKDPVSFLIFLQKSKLLSFVDRGPPSWDQGPQSEKQISVDGVPDLLRINASSDSFRISSPHVLQLSGDATSESATDSVLETIKARLIGNGQTEKRSSDGRGKHESNRESLEIAMYQTVRKKIEDMINQSLTSVDHRHHEAENSSEKNSVGSPSTLQVRFPEIRSRKTPRRPDAGSDGFHPTDCDGVYFSSCGHAVHQSCLDRYLKSLKERSGRRNVFEGAHIVDLDLGEFLCPACRRLANSVLPACPGDLCSVSKLQDSPPTKLGRLDAQKPSFRFSEALCLLRTAAEVIEDGDSGKTGSLQGDGPRRKDLDSISNKLWDFYYSKQQEKPSETPWLPQSIYMWDTLKYSLISMEIVTRCAKNSLLPVYSIDSLYEELRTSTGTVLSVLLRVVQSTRTKNAIHVRQRFMGMKHLAESICSGFSSSSSSSIFGSEGTTGSLKNINLLWNRASDPVLAHDPFSSLMWALFCLPSPFLTCEESLLSLVHIFHSVSLVQTVIAYCSCRLSDLSELNFEEKLLNDISNALRESGGWEYFMSNNMDLSCDIKDTIRKYCLPFLRRCALLWKLLKSTPGKLHEDADMFDLPSDSAGDNMDFMYGPQSELNHVLELEKMFKIPPVDTILKDERLRFSTQTWLKHFQREYKINRVQRPLCITPVVSFQLMKLPNLYQELLQRCIKRSCSNCAKVIEEPALCLLCGRLCSPIWRPCCRESGCQTHAITCGAGTGVYLLIKRTTILLQRFARQSPWPSPYLDTFGEEDLEMSRGRRLYLNEERYAALTYMVGSHGLDHSSKVLNQTTIGTFFV